Proteins from a genomic interval of Polaribacter sejongensis:
- the murB gene encoding UDP-N-acetylmuramate dehydrogenase translates to MNILENTSLKNYNTFGISVNAKRFISIDSVYQLQQLLKVEKDLFLISGGSNMLLTKDIEKLVVHIDIKGISIDNEDENAAYITVNAGENWHDFVFWCVSENYGGIENLSLIPGNVGTCPIQNIGAYGVEVKDTITKVEALDIETGKLIQFSNEDCNFGYRNSIFKNEVKGKYIITSVSFKLTKTNHHLNSSYGAINTELTTKNITKPTLKDISEAVISIRKSKLPDPKEIGNSGSFFKNPVIATTQFLELQKDFPTIPSYKISDTEVKVPAGWLIEQAGFKGKRFGNYGVHEKQALVLVNYGNATGNEIYQLAEKIKETIFNKFGIPLEIEVNII, encoded by the coding sequence ATGAATATTCTAGAAAACACATCCTTAAAAAATTATAACACGTTTGGCATTTCTGTTAATGCCAAACGTTTTATTTCTATTGATTCTGTATATCAATTACAACAACTTTTAAAAGTTGAAAAAGACCTTTTTTTAATTTCTGGAGGAAGCAATATGTTGCTGACAAAAGATATAGAAAAATTAGTGGTACACATAGATATTAAAGGTATTTCTATTGATAACGAAGATGAAAACGCTGCTTATATTACTGTAAATGCTGGCGAAAATTGGCATGATTTTGTATTCTGGTGTGTTTCTGAAAATTATGGGGGAATAGAAAACTTATCTTTGATTCCGGGGAATGTGGGCACTTGCCCTATTCAGAATATTGGAGCTTATGGTGTAGAAGTAAAAGACACTATTACAAAAGTAGAAGCACTAGATATTGAAACGGGTAAATTGATTCAGTTTTCTAATGAAGATTGTAATTTTGGATACAGGAATTCTATTTTTAAAAATGAAGTAAAAGGAAAATACATTATTACTTCGGTGAGTTTTAAGCTGACAAAAACCAACCATCATTTAAACTCTTCTTATGGCGCTATTAATACAGAGTTAACGACTAAGAACATTACAAAACCAACTTTAAAAGACATTTCTGAGGCTGTAATTTCCATTCGAAAATCCAAGCTTCCAGATCCTAAAGAAATAGGAAATAGCGGTAGTTTTTTTAAAAACCCTGTAATTGCTACCACTCAGTTTTTAGAATTACAAAAGGATTTCCCAACCATACCTAGTTATAAAATATCTGATACTGAAGTGAAAGTTCCTGCAGGTTGGTTAATAGAGCAAGCTGGTTTTAAAGGGAAACGTTTTGGTAATTACGGAGTGCATGAAAAACAGGCTTTGGTCTTGGTAAACTACGGCAATGCTACTGGGAACGAAATTTATCAGCTTGCTGAAAAAATAAAAGAAACCATCTTTAATAAATTCGGAATTCCTTTAGAAATTGAAGTGAATATTATTTAA
- a CDS encoding PLD nuclease N-terminal domain-containing protein: MNSFLFIGAWQLIIIFIVLFLGILPTIIALVDILKNEFKGNNKIVWVLVVLFANFFGAILYFLIGREQKIMIEKS, encoded by the coding sequence ATGAACTCTTTTTTATTTATTGGAGCTTGGCAACTAATTATAATATTTATCGTCTTATTTCTTGGAATTTTACCAACAATAATTGCCCTTGTAGATATTTTAAAGAATGAGTTTAAAGGAAATAATAAAATCGTTTGGGTACTAGTTGTTTTATTTGCTAACTTTTTTGGTGCTATTTTATATTTCTTAATTGGTAGAGAACAAAAAATAATGATAGAGAAATCATAA